A genomic region of Pelodiscus sinensis isolate JC-2024 chromosome 1, ASM4963464v1, whole genome shotgun sequence contains the following coding sequences:
- the LOC142830566 gene encoding olfactory receptor 52E8-like: MSDSNTTHFNNPSTFILLGIPGLEAAHVWRRLIPFCTMNITALLGNFIITFIVKTEPSLHEPMYYFLCMLAVTDLVLCTSILPKTLSIFWFNSREIDFNACITQLYFVHCFLVMESGIFMAMAFDRYVAICHPLRHSTILTYTLVAKIGLAVVLRGGVFILPYAFLARQWPYCRTNIIPHTHCEHMAVVKLACADTLISNYYGLFVLFCVKGLDIVFIVVSYIQILRAIFRLPSRDARLKTFGTCGSYLSAIFVFFISSIFSSITHRYGQNVPLYFHIIIANVYLLVPPVLNPIIYGVRTRQIRDRLFRLFIVQRT; this comes from the coding sequence atgtcagattccaacacaaccCATTTCaacaacccctccaccttcatcctgctgggaattcctggcctggaggcggCTCATGTCTGGAGGCGgctcatccccttctgcaccatgaaCATCACAgccctcttggggaacttcaTCATCACGTTCATTGTGAAGacagagccgagcctccatgaacccatgtactatttcctctgcatgctggccgtcaccgacctggtcctgtGTACGTCCATCCtgcccaaaacactgagcatcttctggttcaattccagggagatcgatttcaatGCCTGCATCACCCAGCTGTACTTTGTTCACTGCTTTTTAGTGATGGAGTCGGGGATCTTCATGGCCATGGCATTtgaccgctacgtggccatctgccaccccctcagacattccaccatcctgacatatACTTTGGTGGCCAAGATTGGCCTGGCTGTGGTGCTTCGAGGTGGCGTTTTCATACTGCCCTATGCCTTCCTGgccaggcagtggccatattgcaggaccaacatcatcccccacacGCACTGTGAGCACATGGCTGTGGTGAAACTGGCCTGCGCCGACACTCTCATCAGCAATTATTATGGGCTCTTTGTGCTTTTCTGTGTGAAGGGGCTGGACATCGTGTTTATTGTCGTGTCCTAtatccagatcctcagggccatcttccgacTCCCCTCAagggacgcccggctcaagacgTTTGGGACCTGTGGGTCCTACCTCTCTGCCATTTTCGTCTTTTTCATCTCATCCATCTTCTCCTCTATCACACACCGGTATGGCCAAAATGTGCCCCTATATTTCCACATTATCATTGCCAACGTGTACCTCCTAGTGCCCCCcgtgctgaaccccatcatctacggggtgaggacccggcagatccgggacaggctgtTCCGTCTCTTTATTGTTCAAAGGACCTAA